The following are encoded in a window of Ferribacterium limneticum genomic DNA:
- a CDS encoding NuoB/complex I 20 kDa subunit family protein: protein MAIEGVLQEGFVTTTADKLINYMRTGSIWPMTFGLACCAVEMIHAGVSRYDLDRFGIVFRASPRQSDVMIVAGTLTNKMAPALRKVYDQMAEPRWVVSMGSCANGGGYYHYSYSVVRGCDRIVPVDIYVPGCPPTAEALIYGLIQLQNKIRRTNTIAR, encoded by the coding sequence ATGGCTATTGAAGGCGTCCTCCAGGAAGGTTTTGTCACCACGACGGCTGACAAGCTGATTAATTACATGCGAACCGGTTCGATTTGGCCGATGACTTTCGGTTTGGCTTGTTGTGCGGTTGAGATGATCCATGCTGGGGTTTCTCGTTACGATCTCGATCGTTTTGGGATTGTTTTTCGGGCAAGTCCTCGACAGTCCGATGTAATGATTGTCGCTGGTACGCTGACCAATAAAATGGCGCCGGCACTGCGCAAGGTTTATGACCAGATGGCTGAGCCGCGTTGGGTGGTCTCGATGGGTTCGTGTGCCAATGGCGGTGGCTACTACCACTACTCCTATTCTGTCGTGCGTGGCTGCGATCGCATCGTGCCTGTCGATATCTATGTTCCTGGTTGTCCCCCAACTGCTGAGGCCCTGATTTACGGCCTGATTCAGTTGCAGAACAAGATTCGCCGCACAAACACTATTGCTCGTTAA
- a CDS encoding NADH-quinone oxidoreductase subunit C, whose protein sequence is MSAKLETLSQNLQKHFGDKLKSLKLALGELTIEVNAADYLGVMTALRDEGDLHFEEIIDLCGVDYSTYGDGAWQGRRYAAVSHLLSIANNWRLRVRVFAEDDEFPSVDSVMGVWKSVNWFEREAFDLYGIAFVGHDDLRRILTDYGFIGHPFRKDFPISGHVEMRYDPDQARVIYQPVTIEPRENTPRIVREDTFGDTAHG, encoded by the coding sequence ATGTCTGCCAAGCTGGAAACGCTTAGTCAAAACCTGCAAAAGCACTTTGGCGATAAGTTGAAATCGCTGAAGCTCGCTTTGGGTGAGTTAACCATTGAAGTCAATGCGGCCGACTATCTCGGCGTGATGACTGCGTTGCGGGATGAGGGCGATCTTCATTTCGAAGAAATCATCGATCTGTGTGGTGTCGATTACTCGACCTACGGTGATGGTGCTTGGCAAGGCCGGCGCTACGCAGCGGTTTCTCATCTTCTTTCGATTGCCAACAACTGGCGTTTGCGCGTGCGCGTATTTGCTGAAGACGACGAGTTTCCTTCCGTTGATTCCGTTATGGGTGTCTGGAAGAGTGTTAACTGGTTTGAACGGGAAGCGTTTGATCTCTACGGTATCGCCTTCGTGGGTCACGACGACCTGCGGCGCATCCTGACCGACTACGGTTTCATAGGGCATCCGTTCCGCAAGGATTTTCCGATTTCCGGTCACGTCGAAATGCGTTACGACCCCGATCAGGCTCGCGTGATCTATCAACCGGTCACCATCGAGCCTCGCGAAAACACCCCGCGCATCGTGCGCGAAGACACTTTCGGGGATACCGCTCATGGCTGA
- the nuoE gene encoding NADH-quinone oxidoreductase subunit NuoE, with protein sequence MFSAETLQKFAREVAKYPADQKQSASMACLALAQEEKGWLAPESIEAVANYLGMPPIAAYEVASFYNMYDLKPVGKYKITVCTNLPCALSGGYHAGEYLQNKLGVGYGETTPDGKFTLKEGECMGACGDAPVFIVNNRSMCSYMHPEQIDKLLEECK encoded by the coding sequence ATGTTTTCCGCTGAAACCCTCCAGAAGTTTGCCCGCGAGGTTGCCAAGTATCCCGCCGATCAAAAACAATCGGCGTCGATGGCCTGTCTCGCTCTCGCTCAGGAAGAAAAAGGCTGGCTGGCCCCCGAGTCTATCGAGGCTGTTGCTAATTATCTTGGTATGCCGCCGATTGCGGCCTACGAAGTGGCCTCTTTCTACAACATGTATGACCTGAAGCCGGTCGGCAAGTACAAAATAACGGTCTGCACCAATCTGCCTTGCGCACTTTCTGGTGGCTACCATGCCGGCGAATACCTCCAGAATAAACTTGGTGTCGGCTACGGTGAAACGACCCCGGATGGCAAATTCACATTGAAGGAAGGTGAGTGCATGGGGGCATGCGGTGATGCGCCGGTCTTCATCGTCAATAACCGCTCGATGTGTAGTTACATGCACCCGGAACAGATCGACAAGCTGCTTGAGGAGTGCAAATAA
- a CDS encoding NADH-quinone oxidoreductase subunit D, with protein MADIRNFTLNFGPQHPAAHGVLRLVLELDGEVVQRADPHIGLLHRATEKLAETRTWVQSVPYMDRLDYVSMMCNEHAYCLATEKLLGIEVPERGKYIRVMFDEVTRILNHLLWVGCHALDVGAMTMALYTFREREDLMDVYEAVSGARMHAAYYRPGGVYRDLPDRMPQYQESTWTNAKKASEKNENRSGSLLDFLEDFTNRFPTYHAEYHTLLTDNRIWKQRLVNVGVVTPERAMQMGFTGAMLRGSGIAWDLRKKQPYAAYDKINFDVPVGVNGDSYDRYLVRMEEMLQSNNIIKQCIAWLRKNPGPVITDNNKVAPPPRENMKTNMEELIHHFKLFTEGIHVPAGEAYAAVEHPKGEFGIYFVSDGANKPYRMKIRAPGFVHLAGLDEMSRGHMLADVVTIIGSQDIVFGEIDR; from the coding sequence ATGGCTGACATCCGCAATTTTACGTTGAATTTTGGTCCGCAGCACCCTGCGGCGCACGGTGTGCTGCGTCTGGTGCTCGAACTGGATGGCGAAGTCGTCCAGCGCGCAGACCCGCACATTGGTCTCCTTCATCGCGCGACTGAAAAGCTTGCTGAAACCCGGACCTGGGTTCAATCTGTGCCGTACATGGATCGTCTCGACTACGTGTCGATGATGTGCAACGAGCATGCTTACTGCTTGGCGACTGAAAAGCTGCTCGGTATCGAAGTGCCGGAACGCGGCAAGTACATCCGGGTCATGTTCGACGAGGTCACCCGTATCCTCAACCATCTGTTGTGGGTCGGTTGTCATGCGCTGGACGTTGGTGCCATGACCATGGCGCTTTATACCTTCCGCGAACGTGAAGACCTGATGGACGTCTATGAGGCCGTTTCCGGTGCCCGGATGCATGCTGCTTACTATCGTCCGGGGGGCGTCTATCGTGACTTGCCGGACCGCATGCCGCAGTATCAGGAGTCGACATGGACCAATGCCAAGAAGGCTTCCGAAAAAAATGAGAATCGCAGCGGTTCCTTGCTCGACTTTCTTGAGGATTTCACCAATCGTTTCCCGACTTATCACGCTGAATATCACACCCTGCTGACCGACAATCGGATCTGGAAGCAGCGTCTGGTTAATGTCGGTGTAGTAACACCGGAACGTGCAATGCAGATGGGCTTTACCGGCGCCATGCTTCGCGGCTCAGGCATTGCTTGGGATTTGCGCAAGAAACAGCCGTACGCCGCCTACGACAAGATCAATTTCGACGTGCCGGTCGGTGTGAATGGCGACAGCTATGACCGTTACTTGGTTCGCATGGAAGAAATGCTCCAGTCGAACAATATCATCAAGCAATGTATCGCTTGGCTGCGCAAGAACCCCGGGCCGGTAATCACCGACAACAACAAGGTGGCGCCACCGCCGCGCGAAAACATGAAGACCAACATGGAGGAGCTGATTCACCACTTCAAGCTCTTCACCGAGGGCATCCATGTTCCGGCGGGTGAGGCTTATGCCGCAGTCGAGCACCCGAAAGGCGAGTTCGGCATCTACTTTGTTTCCGATGGTGCCAACAAGCCTTACCGCATGAAGATTCGTGCGCCAGGTTTTGTTCACTTGGCTGGTCTGGATGAGATGTCCAGAGGCCACATGCTCGCCGATGTCGTTACGATAATCGGTTCCCAAGATATTGTTTTTGGCGAGATCGACCGCTGA
- the ndhC gene encoding NADH-quinone oxidoreductase subunit A codes for MENYFPILMFVLVGVAVGVLPVAMGFILAPNRPDPEKLSPYECGFEAFEDARMKFDVRFYLIAILFILFDLEIAFLFPWAAIFKDIVATESIKLFGFVEMLVFVAILVIGYIYAWAKGALEWE; via the coding sequence ATGGAAAACTACTTTCCAATCCTGATGTTTGTTCTGGTAGGGGTTGCGGTCGGGGTGTTGCCTGTCGCAATGGGCTTTATTCTTGCCCCAAACCGGCCGGATCCTGAGAAGCTCTCTCCCTACGAGTGTGGCTTTGAGGCTTTTGAGGATGCGCGCATGAAGTTTGATGTGCGCTTTTATTTGATTGCCATTCTTTTTATTTTGTTCGATCTGGAAATTGCTTTCCTGTTTCCGTGGGCGGCAATATTCAAGGATATCGTTGCGACTGAGTCGATCAAATTGTTCGGTTTTGTCGAGATGCTCGTGTTTGTTGCCATTCTGGTCATTGGCTATATTTATGCCTGGGCCAAGGGCGCGCTGGAATGGGAATGA